Proteins from a single region of Geothrix sp. PMB-07:
- a CDS encoding YaiI/YqxD family protein yields the protein MTGSETESATRIFVDADACPVKDEIFRVATRCNLKVLVVSNSPLRLPRNPLVEGVVVAKGQFDGADDWIVEQITDRDIAVTADIPLAARCLEKGARALDAKGKVYSPDSIGDALASRELMAHLRAMGEMGGGPPPFTARDRSTFLQRLDDLIQALRRSRR from the coding sequence ATGACTGGATCTGAAACGGAATCCGCCACCCGAATCTTCGTGGATGCCGACGCCTGCCCCGTGAAGGACGAGATCTTCCGGGTGGCCACGCGCTGCAACCTGAAGGTGCTCGTGGTCTCCAATTCGCCGCTGAGGCTGCCGCGCAATCCCCTGGTGGAAGGAGTCGTGGTCGCCAAGGGTCAGTTCGATGGTGCCGATGATTGGATCGTCGAGCAGATCACGGATCGGGACATCGCGGTCACGGCAGACATCCCCCTGGCCGCCCGCTGCCTGGAGAAGGGTGCCCGGGCCCTGGATGCGAAGGGCAAGGTGTATTCGCCGGATTCCATCGGCGATGCCCTGGCCAGCCGCGAATTGATGGCGCACCTGCGGGCCATGGGAGAGATGGGAGGCGGGCCGCCCCCCTTCACGGCCCGAGACCGTTCGACCTTCCTGCAGCGGCTCGATGACCTGATCCAGGCGCTGAGGCGCTCAAGGCGTTAG